The genomic interval TCGTATTTGCGAGGATTGCTTGTATGCGTCTTTTCGATCACCCTATTGACAATGGCTATGCGGTTTGTTTCCGGGCGGCGGCCCAGCGGGCTGGTGTCCAGTTCGAAACTTCGGACTGCTGCATGGTCGGCAAAGCGTCGAGCAGTTCTTTGAAATATTCGGAAGGATTGATTCCCGGTTTTCGGCAGGTTTCAACGAGGCTGTAAATGACCGCGCTGGTCTGTCCGGAGCTGGGGCTTCCGAAGACAGAAAGTTCTTTTTCCCGATCGCTGCAGGACGGATGGCGTTTTAGACGAGATTGTTGTCGATTTTTAGGGTTTCGTGTCCGAGGTTCAGGTTGAGGGCGCCCGGCGGTAGAGTGAGTAGGTGATGGCGTTGCCGAAGTTGTGCGGCAGTTGCCGGAACCCTTCGGCTTCGAGAACAGGTTTAATCCTTTACAGAAAGGGTGCTGAGTATGTCTTGCGATAAGTGTTATGGTCGGGTTCGGGAGGGCACGCAGTTTGTTTTCAATCAGGTGAAGTTTCGCGATGCGTTGTACGGTGTGCTCTGCCGGCGGGTTTCCCGGAATGTTCTTGAACTTACGGCGGGCGTATACCCGGCTGGCTGCATGTATGATGGCCGCTTTTTCTTCGGCATGCTTTGGGCCATTAAGCCGGTCTGGGTTCGCTCCGTAGCCGTCGGTTTACAGCATCCGGTGTAACCGGAACGCATAGAGTAGAGATAGCTCGCGGAACGTATATGTTTTTTATGATCAGAGGAGCTTTGTTTGCAGTGTTTATGTATTCCTTTGCGGATCGGAATCATGATGCAGCATGACAGAATGTCTGGAAGGTATTCCGTTCGGCACCGGAGGTAGGCTCTTCTGCTTGGCGGATTGGTTTTGTGTATTTTTTAAGTCTTTTAACAAAGCGGCTGTTCAGTAAAGGGTTTGTTTGTCCGCACAAATGACTGTCTGTTGCATAAAAGCATGATATGTCTCTGTGCAGTCATTCGTTTTCTTAGTCTGCGACAATCTGCGGTTGTGGCTCCTTGGCAGCCTTCCAGAGGCTGGAGATGCAGGCGGCACTGGAAATTTCGAGGTTGATGTGGCTGAGGCCGTCGAGGCGCAATTGTGAAGCCACAGTCCGCAGAGCGGTGTCAGGCGTATTGCAGTCGGAGCTGAGGTGGGCGAGGAAGACATGCTCGAGGTGCTCGGTGGCACTTTCCGAAATCAGCCGTGCGGCATCCATATTGGAGAGGTGACCCTGGCGGCTGCGAATGCGCTGTTTCAGTGCCCAGGGGCGCGGAGCTTCGTGTAGAAGATCCTCGTCGTGATTGGCTTCAACAATGATGGCCTGGCAGCCGCGCAGTTTTTCGCGTACCAGCGCGGTGGGCATGCCGAGGTCGGTGACGGATGCAACTGAGACGCCGTTTGCTGTGAGGCGGAATCCGACCGGTTCATAGGCATCGTGCGGGACGGAGAAGGGTTCTATGGTCATATCGCCGATCCGGAAGGGGGATCCGGTCTGAAACACTTTTACGTTAATTTCATCGGATTTGGGCTGGCGACGGATGCCGTTGAGAGTCCCGGCGTTGGAATAGACCGGAATCCCATGGCGTTTCTGAAGTACACGAATACCGCCGATGTGGTCACCGTGCTCGTGAGATACGCAGATACCGTTAATGCTTTCGGGAACCACACCGATCTGATCGAGCCGGATGGCCATCTGTTTGGCGCTGAGGCCTGCGTCGATTAAAATACGGGTTTTCTCTGAAGCGATATAAATAGAATTACCAGAACTTCCGCTGGCAAGAACACAAACTTCCAAACTCATGAGGCTGTTACTCCAACTGTTTGCGACATGATAGCGAAGACCACACGCGTGACAAAATCATTCGGCGATTAATACGTGGTGTACAGGAAAAGTGACAGAGTTTGGAGGAGTGGGTGAATCCGGAAAGCTGTAAAACCGTTCTTTGCCCTTCATATTTTTTTCTAACATGGCTTGAGATATGCAAGTTAAACGGTACATTTCAACGCATGGCACAACCCGGACTAGTTTTAAGTCAGGAAATGAAGATGCAGCAGGTACTTGCTCCGCATCTCTTCCAGTCACTGGAAATCCTGCAAATGCCGCTTCTGGATCTTCAGCAGATGATCAAACAGGAGCTTTCTGAAAACCCGACGCTTGAAGCAACGGCAGAACAGGCTGATGCCCAGATAGAGATTGAGCAGGGCACCAAGGATGTCGACAGCGAACAGTTCGATAATGAATTTGAGAAGCTGGCGGCTCTGGGTGAGGAGTTCGATAGCTATCAGGACCGCGGTCAGGTTTCGGGCAGTAGTGATGCCGAGGAAAAATATCAGTACATGATGGATTCGCTATCTGAATCTTCGTCGTTGCATGATACCCTGCTGGACCAGCTTTCTCTTTCGAGTCTTGACGAATATGAGCGGAAGATCGCCGAGATCGTGATCGGCAATATTGATGACGACGGTTATCTGCAGCTGGATGTTGAAGATCTGCTGGCCTTGCCGAATTTTCCGGAAGAGACACTGACCAAGATTCTCGATACCATTCATGATTTTGATCCGGCCGGTGTGGGTGCACGTGACCTGCGCGAATGTCTGTTGCTACAGCTGAAGCGCCAGGGACGGGAAGAGACCCAGGAATACCAGATGGTGGACCGGTATCTGGATCTGGTCGGTCGTCATAAGTATGAGGATATCGCCCGCGCCATGGGACTGACGGTTGACCGTGTGAAAGAACTGGCGGCGTTGATTGGTAAATTGGATCCGAAGCCGGGGCGTAATTTTTCTGAAGAACGGATTGAATATGTGACGCCTGAAATCA from Verrucomicrobia bacterium S94 carries:
- a CDS encoding MBL fold metallo-hydrolase, which codes for MSLEVCVLASGSSGNSIYIASEKTRILIDAGLSAKQMAIRLDQIGVVPESINGICVSHEHGDHIGGIRVLQKRHGIPVYSNAGTLNGIRRQPKSDEINVKVFQTGSPFRIGDMTIEPFSVPHDAYEPVGFRLTANGVSVASVTDLGMPTALVREKLRGCQAIIVEANHDEDLLHEAPRPWALKQRIRSRQGHLSNMDAARLISESATEHLEHVFLAHLSSDCNTPDTALRTVASQLRLDGLSHINLEISSAACISSLWKAAKEPQPQIVAD
- the rpoN gene encoding RNA polymerase sigma-54 factor codes for the protein MAQPGLVLSQEMKMQQVLAPHLFQSLEILQMPLLDLQQMIKQELSENPTLEATAEQADAQIEIEQGTKDVDSEQFDNEFEKLAALGEEFDSYQDRGQVSGSSDAEEKYQYMMDSLSESSSLHDTLLDQLSLSSLDEYERKIAEIVIGNIDDDGYLQLDVEDLLALPNFPEETLTKILDTIHDFDPAGVGARDLRECLLLQLKRQGREETQEYQMVDRYLDLVGRHKYEDIARAMGLTVDRVKELAALIGKLDPKPGRNFSEERIEYVTPEIIVEKKDGEYVITQNKKPYPNLFISQKYLAMLKDPNTSKEVKSYIREKIAKSKQFIQSIDQRMDTIYRIAVEIVRIQRDFFDYGVSRLKPLNMKTVAELLDVHETTISRATAGKYMQTPRGLLSMKYFFKPGVKTASGESISNESVKAALADIVRAEDKKKPYSDAKLVKLLEEQGIKIARRTVAKYRDQLRILPSHLRKQH